One Cheilinus undulatus linkage group 22, ASM1832078v1, whole genome shotgun sequence DNA window includes the following coding sequences:
- the brms1 gene encoding breast cancer metastasis-suppressor 1 produces the protein MPAQPPVREPEEEMEAEGESQLPEANGDLEQPRENDGGGGGGDETMEESTEERDSDLEESEEEEEEEEEESSEMDDEDCERRRGECLDEMSDLEKQFQELKEKLFRERLNQVKVKLDEVLTGKAGEYREPLAALQNSMQIRTQVAGVYRELCLQVIKHKHECELQGAKQHLESERTLLFDAMKTELLEKIRRLEEDRQNIDLTSEWSDEMRSKKCKRKNQLGRSERKKKVALVSGPFIVYMLRDIDILEDWTAIKKAKAALTPLKKKVEKR, from the exons ATGCCTGCTCAGCCTCCTGTGAGGGAgccagaggaggagatggaggcaGAAGGAGAGTCACAGCTCCCTGAAGCCAATGGAGACTTGGAGCAACCAAGAGAGAatgatggaggaggtggaggtggagatGAGACTATGGAGGAGAGCACAGAAGAGAGGGACAGCGACCTGGAGGAGagcgaggaggaggaagaagaggaggaagaggagagctCAG AGATGGATGATGAAGACTGTGAGCGAAGAAGAGGAGAATGCCTGGATGAGATGTCAGATCTGGAGAAACAATTTCAGGAGCTTAAAGAGAA GTTGTTTCGGGAGCGGCTGAACCAAGTGAAGGTGAAGCTGGATGAGGTGCTAACAGGAAAAGCTGGAGAATACAGAGAACCACTAGCTGCACTACAGAACAGCATGCAGATACGGACACAAGTGGCTG GAGTGTACAGAGAGCTGTGTCTGCAGGtgatcaaacacaaacatgagtGTGAACTACAGGGAGCAAAGCAGCACCTGGAG AGTGAGCGGACATTGCTGTTTGATGCCATGAAGACAGAACTACTGGAAAAGATAAGAAGACTGGAGGAGGACAGGCAGAATATAGACCTCACCTCAG AGTGGAGTGATGAAATGAGGAGCAAGAAGTGTAAGAGAAAGAACCAACTGGGTCggtcagagaggaaaaagaaagtaGCTCTTGTTTCAG GGCCGTTCATCGTCTACATGTTGAGGGACATCGACATTCTTGAAGACTGGACCGCTATCAAGAAG GCAAAAGCAGCTCTCACACCTCTAAAGAAGAAAGTTGAAA AGCGGTGA